The Candidatus Uhrbacteria bacterium genome has a segment encoding these proteins:
- a CDS encoding class I SAM-dependent methyltransferase: MNQPDPKHTEKVRDWWDNHPFTAGVGTSEANDLTGRVSTLDLNTFNNIERRMRKWWKGATYEKPEDPLISKMVPYAELNGKDVLDIAIGSGWSVVDFAKAGANVTGIDLTDEAIKMTTEHLRLKNQHAKLMRMDAQNLEFPDASFDYVLGWGCFMHMPDTPGALKQVYRVLKPGGKTCSYWYNKRSWTYWFNFMFLRGVLLGKLIKYRFNTTRLVSRYTDGSAKGGNALTKVFSPKELKAMHEAVGFRDVRVEVLCLPGEVEGWPAGKFPIFRYLPQGIRKWLGDRYAWGLIVYATK, encoded by the coding sequence ATGAACCAACCAGACCCAAAGCACACGGAGAAAGTTCGCGACTGGTGGGATAACCACCCATTTACCGCCGGAGTCGGTACTTCTGAAGCTAATGATTTAACGGGACGAGTTTCAACACTCGACCTGAACACCTTCAACAACATCGAGCGTCGTATGCGAAAATGGTGGAAAGGTGCCACTTATGAAAAACCAGAGGACCCGCTCATTTCTAAAATGGTTCCATACGCAGAATTGAACGGAAAGGACGTTTTGGATATCGCGATAGGCAGCGGTTGGTCCGTGGTCGACTTCGCAAAAGCCGGTGCAAACGTCACTGGAATCGATCTCACCGACGAAGCTATCAAGATGACAACCGAGCATCTCCGATTGAAAAATCAGCACGCAAAGCTCATGCGCATGGACGCGCAAAATCTTGAATTTCCGGATGCCTCATTCGATTACGTTCTTGGCTGGGGCTGCTTCATGCATATGCCCGATACGCCAGGCGCTCTCAAGCAAGTTTACCGAGTATTGAAACCAGGCGGAAAAACATGCTCCTACTGGTACAACAAGCGCTCGTGGACTTACTGGTTCAACTTCATGTTCTTGCGTGGAGTTCTCCTCGGGAAATTGATCAAATACCGTTTTAACACGACACGCCTCGTGAGCCGTTACACGGATGGATCAGCAAAAGGAGGAAATGCATTAACAAAAGTATTCTCACCAAAGGAACTAAAAGCGATGCATGAAGCCGTCGGCTTCCGCGACGTTCGTGTCGAGGTCCTCTGTCTTCCGGGTGAAGTTGAGGGTTGGCCTGCCGGAAAATTCCCGATCTTCCGATATCTTCCACAAGGAATTCGTAAGTGGCTAGGAGATCGTTACGCATGGGGCCTGATCGTCTACGCAACAAAATAA
- a CDS encoding aminotransferase class I/II-fold pyridoxal phosphate-dependent enzyme translates to MGAPLIDTKRDAQAHRDEYLAAAARVIDSGAYSLGPEVEAFEKEFAAFLGVKHVVGVNGGTEALYGSFLALGIGPGDEVILPTNSFIATAEAVMMAGAKPVFCDVDQATHLLDLGTCERLVNKKTKAIVPVHLYGLACDMDAVMAFAEKYKLAVVEDACQAHGAYWSGKRVGSFGVTGCFSFYPTKNLGAIGEGGAISTNDDSIAEKLRAIRLHGIMKEKYRHDIFGTNLKMEALQAAFLRLRLGRLDAANARRREIARAYRAGFAGLPVSFPGDFGDRHVYHWFILDTGHREALMKFLSERGIGNGIHYPLPIHLQPSMLRWGGKKGDCPEAEAVTSRIVSLPIFPELTDDEVAQVISAVRDFFADKPRIRASVPILTLNSRSTIERLLPRLIQNFDDVFIMDGNSTDGTQDYVRSLGVRVEKQFDHDIPSSRIQDFVQMRFRLWSKAKNDWLFIIDSDEFPTSALVERVRAIIAGDRHGEAHRFCRLARLPNGQMIERATFYPDLYIRLFRQSDKLTLAKKRVHERFIVPSDVILIDHSEALVAYWPELSVFEAKSEKYLSLDLESSVIDWKTFWRWIFWYNIRHGFGIIFKSF, encoded by the coding sequence ATGGGTGCTCCCCTGATCGATACCAAGCGGGATGCGCAGGCGCATCGGGACGAGTATTTGGCCGCAGCGGCGCGTGTTATCGACTCTGGGGCATATTCTTTAGGGCCAGAAGTGGAGGCGTTTGAGAAGGAGTTTGCGGCGTTTTTGGGGGTGAAGCATGTCGTTGGGGTTAATGGAGGAACCGAGGCATTGTATGGGTCGTTTTTGGCGCTCGGTATCGGGCCGGGCGATGAAGTGATTCTTCCGACGAATTCATTTATCGCGACAGCAGAAGCGGTGATGATGGCCGGAGCCAAGCCCGTGTTTTGCGATGTTGATCAAGCGACGCATCTCCTTGATTTGGGAACATGCGAACGTTTGGTGAATAAAAAAACAAAAGCCATTGTCCCTGTCCATCTGTACGGTTTGGCTTGTGACATGGATGCGGTGATGGCGTTTGCCGAGAAGTATAAACTCGCCGTTGTTGAGGATGCGTGTCAGGCGCACGGCGCCTATTGGAGCGGGAAACGCGTCGGGTCGTTTGGTGTTACGGGCTGTTTTAGTTTCTATCCGACAAAAAATCTTGGTGCGATCGGAGAAGGCGGAGCGATCTCAACGAACGATGATTCCATAGCGGAGAAACTGCGTGCGATCCGTTTGCATGGAATCATGAAAGAAAAATATCGCCATGATATTTTTGGGACCAATTTGAAGATGGAAGCGCTGCAAGCGGCATTTTTACGTTTGCGGCTAGGCCGATTGGATGCGGCTAATGCACGCCGTCGGGAAATCGCGCGGGCGTATCGCGCGGGTTTTGCCGGACTGCCGGTTTCATTTCCCGGTGATTTTGGTGATCGACATGTCTATCATTGGTTTATTTTGGATACGGGACACCGCGAGGCTTTGATGAAATTTTTGTCGGAGCGAGGGATTGGAAACGGGATCCATTATCCGCTACCAATCCATCTCCAGCCTTCCATGTTGCGTTGGGGCGGCAAGAAGGGCGATTGTCCGGAGGCGGAAGCGGTGACATCGAGAATTGTTTCTCTGCCGATTTTTCCAGAGTTGACGGATGATGAAGTGGCGCAGGTTATTTCCGCGGTACGTGATTTTTTTGCCGATAAGCCGCGTATCAGGGCATCAGTACCAATATTGACTTTGAATTCTCGTTCTACGATCGAGAGACTGTTACCAAGATTAATACAGAATTTTGACGATGTATTTATAATGGATGGCAATAGTACGGATGGGACGCAAGACTATGTGCGTTCTCTTGGTGTACGTGTCGAAAAACAATTTGATCACGATATTCCAAGTTCACGAATTCAAGATTTTGTGCAAATGCGTTTTCGGCTCTGGTCAAAAGCAAAAAATGATTGGTTGTTTATCATTGATTCAGATGAATTTCCTACGTCGGCTCTCGTGGAGCGTGTTCGGGCTATTATCGCGGGAGATCGTCATGGGGAGGCGCATCGTTTTTGTCGTTTAGCAAGATTGCCGAATGGACAAATGATCGAACGAGCTACTTTTTATCCGGACTTATATATTCGATTGTTTCGCCAGTCGGACAAATTAACGTTAGCGAAGAAGAGAGTGCACGAACGGTTTATCGTCCCGAGTGATGTTATTCTAATCGACCATTCAGAAGCGCTGGTGGCGTATTGGCCTGAATTATCGGTTTTTGAGGCAAAATCAGAGAAATATTTATCGCTTGACCTTGAATCATCAGTTATCGATTGGAAAACGTTTTGGCGTTGGATATTTTGGTATAATATCCGACATGGCTTCGGTATCATTTTCAAATCTTTTTAG
- a CDS encoding class I SAM-dependent methyltransferase: protein MSDIQRKQDDWKWQWERYEDKERWLFHDWIFPNTLEAFRGKRVLDAGCGGGQHTSFVAPYAAEIVAADLNALDVAKERTKQFTNIQYVEGDIAKITFDQLFDIVYCVGVIHHTDDPDATFKNLASLTKPGGRTIIWCYSYEGNFLNRVFVEGAKRLILMRLPKPALRMFSKIMTALVYIPVYTIYFLPLPFLPYYEYFQNWRKLSFERNDLNVFDKLNAPQTDFIKKERAERWFTENGYRDISVTPYVGVSWRASGTKT, encoded by the coding sequence ATGAGCGACATTCAACGCAAACAAGACGATTGGAAATGGCAATGGGAGCGCTATGAGGATAAAGAGCGCTGGTTGTTTCATGATTGGATTTTTCCTAACACGTTGGAGGCTTTTCGTGGAAAGCGTGTTTTGGATGCGGGTTGCGGCGGTGGTCAGCACACTTCATTTGTCGCACCATATGCGGCGGAGATTGTGGCGGCTGATCTGAATGCACTCGATGTCGCCAAGGAACGTACCAAGCAGTTTACCAATATCCAGTACGTTGAAGGGGATATTGCCAAGATTACATTTGATCAACTTTTTGATATCGTTTATTGCGTCGGCGTTATCCATCACACGGATGATCCGGACGCGACGTTCAAGAATTTGGCGAGTCTCACCAAGCCCGGCGGAAGAACGATTATTTGGTGCTACTCATATGAGGGAAATTTCTTGAACCGAGTGTTTGTCGAGGGTGCGAAGCGCTTGATTCTCATGCGCTTGCCTAAACCCGCTTTGAGAATGTTTTCAAAAATCATGACAGCGTTGGTTTATATTCCGGTGTATACGATTTACTTTTTGCCGCTGCCTTTTCTTCCGTATTACGAGTACTTCCAGAATTGGCGCAAACTTTCTTTTGAGCGCAATGATTTGAACGTGTTTGATAAGCTGAATGCTCCACAGACAGACTTTATTAAAAAGGAACGCGCAGAGCGTTGGTTTACGGAGAACGGATATCGCGATATCTCTGTCACGCCCTATGTAGGCGTGAGTTGGCGGGCGTCGGGGACCAAGACGTAG
- a CDS encoding class I SAM-dependent methyltransferase — MEQPVGSLTFNPAISKAMGYQRWIFDLMKPVIGLHVLEIGVGSAPFVGLYSGIRRWYPCDIDSKSVARALEIGTSALPGVQIKGYVGDAGSDAFWDQLSESEPDTVIAVNVMEHVKDDALFLRRIYQVFDRSGSGSVGLFVPALPFIYGSMDASAGHYRRYTRSGLMKLCQDAGFVVEHIQYVNFPGIFYWWWRGKIRKTRDLADPGLENSISKIDQYAVPIIRFFEDRVPPPIGQSLVIRLKRVSV; from the coding sequence ATGGAACAACCCGTCGGATCTTTAACGTTTAATCCCGCGATATCAAAAGCGATGGGGTATCAGCGTTGGATTTTTGATTTGATGAAGCCCGTGATCGGGCTTCATGTCCTCGAGATTGGGGTTGGATCAGCGCCATTTGTAGGATTGTATTCTGGAATTCGTCGATGGTATCCGTGCGACATTGATTCGAAAAGCGTGGCGCGCGCTCTTGAAATTGGTACCTCTGCTTTACCAGGAGTACAAATCAAGGGTTATGTAGGCGATGCTGGTTCTGATGCTTTTTGGGATCAGCTCAGTGAGTCCGAGCCCGATACGGTGATCGCTGTAAATGTCATGGAGCATGTGAAGGACGATGCGCTTTTCCTTAGGCGAATCTATCAAGTGTTTGACCGATCTGGTTCTGGAAGTGTCGGTCTATTTGTTCCTGCGCTACCATTTATTTATGGCAGTATGGATGCTTCGGCGGGTCACTATCGACGATATACAAGGTCCGGGCTTATGAAGCTTTGCCAGGATGCTGGATTTGTTGTCGAGCACATTCAGTATGTTAATTTTCCAGGGATTTTTTATTGGTGGTGGCGTGGAAAGATAAGAAAAACACGAGATCTCGCTGATCCCGGCTTAGAAAATAGTATTTCTAAAATAGATCAGTACGCCGTTCCTATTATCCGTTTCTTTGAAGATCGTGTCCCTCCACCCATTGGACAATCTTTAGTAATTCGGCTAAAGAGGGTATCAGTATGA
- a CDS encoding glycosyltransferase family 2 protein, with translation MKSLSVIIPALNEADGIAPTLDRIKAVAQVQGWDLELIVVDDGSKDGTGDKAREAGATVIRHPTNGGYGLSLQDGIRLAKHPLVAITDADGTYPIEELPKLYSMVADEGYDMAVGARTGTEYKKGLLKYPARIMFRLLAEYVAGRRIPDINSGLRVMRREKLLPHLSRTCLGFSFTTSITLIFFLNGFFVGYTPINYAVRMGKSKVRHIKDTLRTTQIMVSVIAHYNPLKLFLLIALFCLLAALVAVFLGWLIGSTWLGWVSAVLVGAAPICFAVGCLSEGVRLSST, from the coding sequence ATGAAATCACTTTCGGTCATCATTCCGGCACTAAATGAAGCAGATGGAATTGCTCCTACGCTCGACCGAATCAAGGCCGTTGCCCAAGTCCAAGGATGGGATTTGGAGCTGATTGTTGTTGATGATGGCAGCAAGGATGGGACTGGGGATAAGGCTCGGGAAGCAGGCGCGACTGTTATCCGGCATCCCACGAACGGGGGATACGGCTTGTCTTTGCAGGATGGAATCCGTCTTGCGAAGCATCCGTTGGTTGCGATTACGGATGCAGACGGTACCTATCCGATCGAAGAGCTGCCAAAGCTGTACTCGATGGTTGCGGACGAGGGTTACGATATGGCTGTTGGTGCTAGAACCGGTACGGAGTATAAAAAGGGACTGCTCAAATATCCGGCACGCATCATGTTCCGATTACTTGCCGAATATGTCGCGGGACGTCGTATCCCGGATATCAATTCTGGTTTGCGCGTCATGCGCCGCGAGAAATTACTGCCGCATCTCTCGCGAACCTGTCTTGGATTTTCTTTCACGACATCGATCACGCTGATTTTTTTCTTGAACGGCTTTTTTGTCGGATACACGCCGATCAATTATGCGGTGCGTATGGGTAAGAGCAAGGTGCGTCACATTAAAGATACGCTACGTACGACGCAGATTATGGTGTCAGTGATTGCGCACTATAATCCATTGAAATTGTTTTTGCTGATCGCGCTTTTCTGTTTGCTCGCTGCATTGGTTGCGGTGTTTTTGGGATGGCTGATCGGTAGCACGTGGCTAGGATGGGTTTCAGCTGTATTAGTTGGCGCTGCTCCGATCTGTTTTGCTGTGGGTTGTTTGTCTGAAGGTGTAAGACTTTCGTCGACTTAA
- a CDS encoding methyltransferase domain-containing protein, with protein MESSQEAHYDNIISLYDSHYHDAESEKYREEFLNPHLFKNIDLAGKEVMEAMCGSGACGDFLVRNHASITALDISSNALSIYQEKRPQTRTVHASATKTNLPANTYDVICIVGGLHHLPPHTMEGIKEFHRLLRPNGILCFAEPHDKSFLNIIRKMWYSIDNLFEENEEAINYEELLQKSSGHFQEISCTYIGGPAYIFVLNSMVWRMPKKLKTILSPFLFKLEKWLSPIFSKRFASGMLVAQWRKI; from the coding sequence ATGGAATCCTCCCAGGAAGCGCACTACGACAACATTATCTCGCTATACGACAGCCACTATCACGACGCTGAAAGCGAGAAATATCGTGAGGAATTTTTAAACCCGCATCTGTTTAAAAACATCGATCTGGCGGGTAAAGAAGTTATGGAGGCCATGTGCGGCTCCGGAGCTTGCGGAGACTTTCTTGTTAGGAACCACGCTAGTATTACCGCTTTGGATATCTCTAGCAATGCACTAAGCATCTATCAAGAAAAACGCCCGCAAACACGCACCGTGCATGCCTCTGCAACCAAAACCAACCTACCTGCAAACACCTACGACGTAATCTGTATTGTGGGCGGGTTGCATCACCTTCCGCCGCACACGATGGAAGGGATTAAGGAATTTCATCGATTACTGAGGCCAAATGGAATATTGTGTTTTGCCGAACCGCATGACAAATCGTTCCTGAACATCATTCGCAAAATGTGGTACAGCATCGATAATCTCTTCGAAGAAAATGAAGAGGCGATCAATTACGAGGAACTTCTTCAAAAATCGTCAGGACATTTCCAAGAGATATCTTGTACGTATATCGGTGGTCCGGCGTACATATTTGTTCTGAATTCCATGGTCTGGAGAATGCCAAAGAAATTAAAAACGATACTATCGCCCTTCTTGTTCAAACTAGAAAAGTGGCTGTCGCCCATTTTCTCAAAACGATTCGCATCAGGAATGCTGGTCGCCCAGTGGAGAAAAATTTAA
- a CDS encoding glycosyltransferase family 39 protein: MFQRLHAFGFVRMKYFVLLLALIVGSYYIIASPGVLEADASQYHEMALGLTSGQGFILEGEVSMEREPLYPLFRAGLLMLGIDVSGILWVQLAFLIFALWVFMLVLERFSHAQALWSGAIAAVYPGFMIWPSLHLSESLSIFLLAIFCYLYDRALSHDAALRQSWWKFCMLGIVCGLLILTKAAYLLLPIVIVIAICFQSKVAKLAKASLFFVLVLAVLMPWLYRNHVRFDRWSITNRSGWMVYARGIKTEFSWGQLLQTGASVLVGESVLVWLDPEARPIVRQQWVEPLQSVIAMRKEGVSYVEIDRVFMERGKEKLFSHPANLLRYAAWIPIETVRLLAFVSPRSPLFNVEQMFIVEARAEALSWFKIVLLAVLHFFQFVWIVSIFTGLVILLRRGLFFQINIVLVLYTIGIYVLFDSIARYSAPVFPLLVSLACVGFGWHVSGLKTFSRFLSKLAFLKPAR, from the coding sequence ATGTTCCAACGATTACATGCCTTCGGCTTTGTTCGAATGAAGTATTTTGTGCTTTTGCTCGCTTTGATCGTTGGTTCGTATTACATCATTGCAAGTCCTGGTGTTTTGGAGGCAGACGCATCTCAATATCATGAAATGGCGCTCGGATTGACCTCTGGGCAGGGTTTTATTTTGGAGGGTGAAGTCAGTATGGAGCGCGAGCCATTGTATCCGTTGTTTCGGGCCGGATTATTGATGCTTGGCATAGATGTATCTGGCATCCTGTGGGTACAGCTTGCGTTTTTGATCTTTGCGCTTTGGGTTTTTATGCTCGTACTTGAGCGATTTTCCCATGCTCAGGCGCTTTGGAGCGGGGCGATCGCGGCTGTATATCCAGGATTCATGATTTGGCCATCTCTTCATCTTTCTGAAAGTCTATCCATTTTTCTTTTAGCAATTTTTTGTTATTTGTATGATCGTGCTTTGTCGCATGATGCTGCCCTACGTCAATCATGGTGGAAATTCTGCATGTTGGGTATTGTCTGCGGTTTACTGATATTAACCAAGGCTGCATATCTTCTTTTGCCAATCGTTATTGTTATCGCTATCTGTTTTCAAAGCAAAGTCGCGAAGCTCGCTAAGGCTTCACTATTTTTTGTTTTGGTTTTGGCGGTATTAATGCCATGGCTGTATCGTAATCATGTGCGTTTTGATCGATGGAGTATCACGAATCGATCCGGATGGATGGTTTATGCGCGTGGTATCAAGACGGAGTTTTCTTGGGGGCAGCTATTGCAAACCGGTGCTTCAGTTCTAGTTGGGGAGTCTGTTTTAGTCTGGCTCGATCCAGAAGCTCGGCCGATCGTTCGTCAACAATGGGTTGAGCCGCTCCAATCTGTTATTGCGATGAGAAAAGAGGGTGTTTCCTATGTTGAAATCGATCGGGTATTTATGGAACGCGGAAAAGAAAAACTGTTTTCACATCCGGCAAACTTGCTGCGTTATGCCGCTTGGATACCAATTGAGACGGTACGGTTGCTCGCTTTTGTGTCGCCGCGTTCGCCGCTTTTTAATGTCGAGCAAATGTTTATCGTTGAAGCGCGCGCAGAGGCACTTTCTTGGTTCAAAATTGTTCTGCTTGCTGTTTTACATTTTTTTCAGTTCGTTTGGATTGTCTCGATTTTTACCGGGTTGGTTATTCTTCTGCGACGAGGTCTGTTCTTTCAAATCAATATAGTGCTCGTATTGTATACGATTGGGATTTATGTTTTATTCGATTCCATCGCGCGTTACAGTGCTCCTGTTTTTCCGTTATTGGTTAGCTTGGCTTGCGTTGGTTTTGGTTGGCATGTCTCAGGTTTGAAAACGTTTTCTCGCTTTTTAAGCAAGCTGGCTTTTTTAAAGCCAGCGCGCTAG
- a CDS encoding glycosyltransferase family 4 protein produces MKIAMVTDSLYPWVGGSETAIRMHVKTMRSMGHDVRVYGLFDQVESPGEDVPTIKVSSRWMGLPLKIYGRYRNLRRELLSFKPDVINAHFMLQSGWAGVACGKSLGIPTVVSVRGKGVFYRPKSWLEVLAFPIFRHRSLTADAMLATSEEMADMVLWRWGFKPTPLANGVETHLFHPDVDGSSIRRELGLEGKRVIFCARRLVVKNGIQYLVKALPRIAKAVPDVQLVLAAPKEREYENLIADAKQLGVFDRMHFVGQVDHDVLPQYFAMADVVVQPSLAEARSLSCLEAMASGSAIVATATGGLAELLTHRLDGYLVPPFEPSTYHVSAPKEEGVQNLAAAVIEVLSDDVLRASLEKNARESSLQYDWSQTSTRTLEIYQQAMKIHEQGGRRYSWWSYFGFDR; encoded by the coding sequence ATGAAAATTGCGATGGTGACTGACAGTTTGTATCCATGGGTGGGCGGGTCAGAAACGGCGATTCGTATGCATGTAAAGACGATGCGATCCATGGGGCACGACGTGCGCGTCTATGGTCTTTTTGATCAAGTCGAGTCACCTGGCGAGGATGTACCTACGATAAAAGTTTCGAGCCGCTGGATGGGTCTTCCGCTTAAGATCTATGGACGATATCGAAATTTACGACGTGAATTATTGTCTTTTAAACCCGATGTGATCAATGCCCATTTTATGCTCCAATCCGGATGGGCCGGTGTCGCTTGCGGGAAGTCCTTGGGTATTCCGACGGTAGTAAGTGTGCGAGGTAAAGGTGTTTTTTATCGGCCGAAAAGCTGGCTCGAGGTTCTGGCGTTCCCGATCTTTCGTCACCGCTCATTAACCGCAGACGCGATGCTTGCGACAAGCGAAGAGATGGCGGATATGGTGTTATGGCGGTGGGGCTTTAAGCCAACGCCGCTTGCTAATGGTGTTGAGACGCATCTTTTTCATCCGGACGTTGATGGCTCTTCCATACGGCGCGAACTTGGTTTGGAGGGTAAGCGTGTTATTTTCTGCGCGCGAAGGTTGGTTGTTAAAAATGGTATTCAGTATCTCGTAAAGGCATTGCCCAGGATCGCAAAAGCAGTGCCTGATGTGCAGCTTGTACTCGCTGCTCCAAAAGAACGTGAGTATGAAAATTTGATTGCTGATGCTAAGCAGCTGGGTGTTTTTGATCGGATGCATTTTGTCGGACAAGTTGATCACGATGTGCTGCCTCAGTACTTTGCGATGGCTGACGTCGTTGTTCAGCCGTCGCTCGCTGAAGCGAGGAGTTTGTCGTGTCTTGAGGCGATGGCATCTGGCAGTGCTATCGTTGCTACTGCTACAGGTGGATTGGCCGAGTTGTTAACGCATCGTCTCGATGGATATCTTGTCCCGCCGTTTGAGCCGAGTACGTATCATGTTTCGGCCCCAAAAGAAGAAGGTGTGCAGAATCTCGCGGCTGCAGTGATTGAAGTTTTGTCGGATGATGTGTTGCGAGCCTCCCTTGAGAAAAACGCGCGAGAATCGAGTTTGCAATACGATTGGTCTCAGACTTCTACGCGTACGCTTGAGATTTATCAGCAGGCAATGAAGATTCATGAGCAGGGTGGCCGTCGGTACAGCTGGTGGTCCTATTTTGGGTTTGATCGCTAA
- a CDS encoding asparagine synthase C-terminal domain-containing protein: MQRFRELFIDSVRLRLRSDVPVGICLSGGLDSSAIACVMARELGVTPHAFSVVYQDPRYSEERYMDAVVAHTGANGEKIFPSGQQFIESIQKIVWHHDEPLQMPGTFSQWGVMSLAGKSVRVVLDGQGGDEVAGGYPSFHPALFRGLVRDLVSSRAASAYREIVEIVQVQGEYGSSLKHLIGESLFPSTKLPSRTLRLLTKQYATRISGTQIALSFRDALATEMYRQFDLENLPMLLKYEDRISMAHSIESRAPFMDYRLVEFCFGLPYQYKIKGSSMKWILRQALQDLLPAAVRDRRDKKGFPTPLAEWMKRDVGAWMRSQVGQAFEVRPELREIFQPEEIDRCFVEHQTGRANHERILFRVFTTMLWYRQWYS; encoded by the coding sequence GTGCAGCGCTTCCGCGAGTTATTTATCGATAGTGTGCGTTTACGCTTACGTAGCGATGTTCCGGTTGGAATTTGCTTGTCAGGTGGGTTAGATTCGAGCGCGATTGCTTGTGTTATGGCGCGTGAACTTGGAGTTACGCCGCACGCGTTCAGCGTTGTTTACCAGGATCCTCGGTATTCGGAGGAGCGCTATATGGATGCCGTGGTTGCACATACGGGAGCCAATGGCGAAAAGATTTTTCCCTCCGGACAACAGTTTATTGAATCTATTCAGAAAATCGTTTGGCATCACGATGAGCCGCTTCAGATGCCAGGCACATTCTCGCAGTGGGGGGTTATGTCTTTAGCTGGTAAATCCGTACGCGTTGTGCTTGATGGACAAGGCGGGGATGAAGTTGCTGGAGGTTATCCTTCTTTTCACCCGGCCCTTTTTAGAGGTCTTGTTCGGGATCTTGTGTCTTCACGTGCGGCGAGTGCGTATCGTGAGATTGTCGAGATTGTTCAGGTGCAAGGTGAATATGGTTCATCGCTTAAGCATTTAATCGGCGAGTCTCTATTTCCGAGCACTAAACTGCCAAGCCGCACGTTGCGTTTATTAACTAAACAATATGCAACGCGCATATCGGGCACGCAGATCGCGCTCTCCTTCCGTGATGCCTTAGCAACGGAAATGTACAGGCAATTTGATCTGGAAAATTTGCCTATGCTTCTCAAGTATGAAGATCGGATTAGTATGGCGCACTCTATTGAGTCGCGTGCTCCATTTATGGACTATCGATTAGTCGAATTTTGCTTTGGCCTGCCCTATCAATACAAGATAAAGGGTTCGAGCATGAAATGGATTTTACGGCAGGCGCTGCAAGATTTGTTGCCAGCTGCCGTCCGCGATCGCCGGGATAAAAAAGGATTCCCAACGCCGCTAGCTGAATGGATGAAGCGTGATGTGGGCGCGTGGATGCGTTCTCAAGTTGGTCAGGCTTTTGAAGTTCGACCAGAGCTGCGAGAGATTTTTCAGCCTGAGGAAATTGACCGGTGTTTTGTTGAGCATCAAACCGGACGTGCTAATCACGAAAGGATTTTGTTTCGTGTTTTTACGACGATGCTTTGGTATCGTCAGTGGTATTCCTAG